The window GCTCCCGACACTGAAAACCCCACCAGCGCAAAAGCCCGACCTTATCACTGTTGAAATCGGTCACAAACAGCACCTTCTGGGGTACGAACCAGCGCAGCACAACCCCGATAACCGGAGCGACAAAATTCAGGTAGCACCAGAGTGCCAGCCAGAACTTTACCGTGAGCGGCTCACACCAGGACCAGAGCGAATGGACAACACTGTAAGCCACATAGGCAAGGGCAAATGCTGCCTGGGTCCGGATTGTTAAACCGTAGTTGGCGCGCGCCGTGGACTCAAATTCGCCCACCAGATAACTGGCAAGGGCAAGGAGAAACCAGACAACAACGACGGTGGTGACCCCGATGGAAAAGGGCACAAAAAGAAGGCGCAGCAGTGCAATGACGATAAAAAGCAGCAGCAGCTCAAGAAAAATTAAAATTGCGTTACTTCGCCCGCTGGCAAGGTTCATACAATCTAATTTCTCGCGCTGCCGCGAAAAGCACGGCTGAAGGCATCAGCCGTGGTTAGCGAATCTTCTTTTTATGACGCAGTGCTTTACGACGTTTCTTGTACTTGTGCCGTTTGACTTTCCGTAATTTACGCTTCCGACCGCAGGGCATTAACACTCCTTTTTACTCTGTTATTGCACTCCACCTTTCATCAAACTTGCCTTCAAAAGACGCGAGGCTTTGAATACCGGTACGCGCCGGGGTGGAATGTTCACCGTCGCCTTTGTCCGCGGATTCCGGGCAACCTTGGGCTTGCGCAATTTGGTTGACAGGACGCCAAACCCTCTGATTTCTACCCGGTTACCCTCCTGAAGGGCGCGACACAACTCTTCAATAAACAACTGGACAATTCTACCCACATCGCGCTTGGTAATGTTTGGTGCCATCTGACGGGAGATGGTCTCAACAATGTCGGCTTTAGTTATCGTCATAATCTTACCCTCCTATGAGCAACTACTGCAATTGTGAGAACTGCAACTACTGCAGCTCTTACTCGCAGACTGAACCTTCTTTTCCGCACCGGCAACACCGAATACGGAAAAAACCTTGGAAATCTTTTTGCCCCCACAGTTAGGGCACACTAAACCTTTCTCCTCTTCCTCATTCCATAACAGCTCCTCAAATACCTTACCACAGGAGCCGCAACAAAACTCTCTAATTGGCATAACTAATTATAAAAATGAGACTTCTAAATGTCAAGCAATCCGTTTGGCAACCCGGCCCCGGCTTAGAAGAGTTAGCACCTCGCCGGCAAGGTAAAACGACCCGGCAACAACAATCGGCAACCTGCCGGCGGAAAGCTCCTCGGCCCGTTTGAGCGCCGCCTTCAAATCCGGTGCCGCCTCTGCTAGAACCCCGAGCCGCCGAAACAATCCTTTCAACACCACCGGGCTCATCGCCCGCGGTGAGTTCGGGGCAACCAAAATTGCCGTATCGGTGTAAGGTGCGAGGGGCGCTACCGTCTTTTTTACCAGTTTACCGCGCAACGAACCGTAAATTAATACTACCTTGTCTTTTAGGTACTCCCGGATGACACCGGCAAGTGCCGCGCCCGACTCCGGATTGTGACAAGAGTCAACAATCAAGATCGGATTGGCACGAACAACCTGACAGCGGGCAGGAATTTTAACCTGGGACAAACCTTGCGCCACGGGCTCAAATCTAATCCGGTTATCGGTTTTTGCCAAAATCCCGAGTGCGGTTAGCGCTGTCCGACAGTTCTCAATTTGATGCCGGCCTAAAAGATTGAGATTGACCCTGCCCCCACCCAGTTCGGTCCAGCAGGAAAAACTGACACCGGGATAAGCGACGCTCTCATCCCAGACCCGTGACCGCTCATCAACCCAGAACGGTTTTGCACCCACTTTACGGGCTTGAATTTCCAGCTCCTGCCGCGCCTCATTAAATTGCGACCCAATCACCACCGGCTTACCGGTTCGCATTATCCCCGCCTTTTCCCGGGCGATTTTCCGCAGCGTACCGCCCAGTACCCGAATATGGTCATAACCGATTCTCGTAATCACCGACAGAGCCGGCTCCGACAGATTGGTTGCATCCAGTCTACCCCCCAGCCCAACCTCAATTACCGCATAATCAACCCGGGTGCGGGCAAAAAAATCGAACGCCATTGCGGTAAGCAGTTCAAAATAACTTACCCGCTGACGTTTGAGCAGCGGTTGAAATTTTTCTATTAAACGGGCAAAAACCTTTTTCGTTACCATTTCTCCATTCAGTTGAATCCGTTCCCGAACCGAGACAACATGGGGAGAAACAAATAACCCGGTCTGGAGCCCGCAACCCCGCAAACCCGCCTCAATCATATACGCCACCGAACCCTTGCCTTTGGTTCCGGCAATAAGAATTACATTCTCAATTCGGCTTTGCGGATTCCCGGCAATCTCAAGCAGACGCCGGATGTTATCAAGTTTAAACTCGTTCCGGACCAAAACTTTCTTTTCGTAATTTATTAGCGAGTCAAGAAACGCCCGTGCCGTTTTATAGGTCATCCGACACCTCATCAGGACCGGCACGCAACTCTATACCCCGTTTCGAACGGTAACAGAACTCAAGAAACTCGTTGACCTCATCATCAGCACAACCGGCACGCAGTTCACGCTCAATTTTCCCAAGTGCCTGACTCAAGTTAAGCCCGGAACGGTATATAATCCGAAACAGTTCGGCAAGGATGGCAATTTTTTCTTGTGCCATTCCGGCGCGTCTTAGTCCCACGAGATTTAAACCGCGAACCCGACATGGTCGTCCTGCCGCCAGCACATAAGGCGGGATGTCACGGTTAACATAAGAATGGGCACCAACCATCGCCAGTTTACCTACGCGGCAGAACTGATGAACCCCGGTCAATCCCCCAAGATTGGCACCATCTGCCACCTCACTGTAACCGCCCAATTGCACGCCGTTGGTCAGGACGCAGTTGTTGCCCAACCGGCAGTTATGGGCAATGTGCACATAGTTCATTATGTAGTTGCCGTCGCCAATCACCGTCATTTTTCCCGCACCACAGGCGCGGTGCACCGTAACATACTCAAAAAACACATTGTTCTGCCCAATCACAACCCCGCTCTCTTCGCCCTGATAAGAACGGTCCATCGGCTCGGTCCCGACAACTACACCGGTACCAAAACGACAACCCGCACCGACCGTCACCTTACCTTCAAACCGGCAGAAAGGTCCAACTTCGCATCTGGGACCCAACATTACTTCCGTGCCAATGATGGCACTCGGGTGCACTAACGGACTGCGCCCATTACCACCGCCTCGCACGCCAGCTCCGTTCCGACAAACACACTGCCCTCAAACTTGTACAAACCGGCTTTTGCTGTAACCAGTCGTACCACAATCCGCAACCGTTCTCCAGGGCGAACCACGCGCCGAAACCGCACCCGTTCAATCCCGGCAAAAAGGGTGGTTTTGCCTTTCTTTTCCGGTTCCTTTACCAGTGCCAGCACAATGCCCGCCTGAGCAATCGCCTCAACCATCAAAACCCCGGGGAGAATCGGATTACCGGGAAAGTGCCCTTGAAAGTAAAACTCATCCCCCCTAACATCGCGCCACGCTTCAATCTCATCCGTTTCAAGCCGCTCCACACCATCGATAAACAGAAATGGCTCCCGATGGGGAAGGTACTCCTTAACATCTATATCAACTGCCATCAATCCTCCTTTGCCGAAACACGCCATAAGGTGTCAATTAGTAAATGCCTTAACTTATGGACCAGAATAAGGTTTAACCTGTGCCCGGGATTGAATGCGATGACCTCCGCCTCAAGCCCGCACCCCAGAAGCGACAGGTCACCAAGCAAATCAAGCAGTTTGTGCCGGCACGGCTCGTTTAAAAACCGTTTTCGCGCCGGAAAAAACCAGCCGTTCACCTCGCGCAATTTAAAACCGATATGACTTTCCACCTGTCGGACATCAAACACCCGCCCGAATGTCCTGGCGGGCGCAACCTCCCGAATAAAACTACCTGGTGTCACCCGACAGGAAAAAAATTGTTCCGGGACAATGCCCTTCATCCTAAAAAAGACATTCACCCGCAATCCAGTACCGGGGAGTAAGATGATAAATCGGGCGCCCGACTTCACCGCTACCGGTTTGTTGAGTTTCAACACCCTGCCTTTGATACCCCGCCGCCGTAAACCCGCTCGCTGTAAAAGCCGGACAAAGTGCCGGGCACTGCCATCGCCCAAAGGGAGCTCATCACCGACAACATCAACCTCGATATCGGTTACGCCGAGTGCGAAACAACACGAAAGAAAATGTTCAACCATCAGCAGCCGCCTCGTGCCGTTTACCAGGTAAGTGTAACCATCCCTTGCTACGGCATTTTTCCAATCGGCTTTAATCACCCGATTAAAAACAATACCTGAACCCGGAACCCCGGGCCGCACTTTCATCATTACCGGTTTATTGGTTACTATTCCCCAGCCCAAAATCACGGCATCTTCTCGAATGGTAAACCGGCTCACTTATCCCTTCCTGATGTCCGCCACAACCTTGCCCAGAATCGTGTCATCTCATCATAAGGTCGTGCCGGAATTCCCCAGTACTTTGCATTGGCAGGAATCGACCGGAACACCGCTGATTTAGCGTAAATCACGCTGTTAGCACCGATTTCAATATGGTCCTTTATTCCGCTCTGACCCGCAATCACCACCCCGTCCCCTATTTTCGCGCTGCCCGCAATCCCGCTCTGGGCAACAATGATACAGTTTTTACCAATCTTCACATTGTGGGCGATATGGACCTGGGCATCAATCTTTGTCCCCTTGCCAATTATCGTCTCTCTGCCGGTTTTCGCCTGTGCCACCGTAACATTGGGACCGATTTCAACATCGTCCTCAACAATCACCCAACCGTTGTGCTCCAGACGCTGATAAACCGCACCCTCCTTTTTGTACCCGAACCCATCCCAGCCAATCACCGTGCCCGGACCAATCCTTACCCGGCATCCGATTTTCGCCCTCCGCCAGATGATTACTCCGGCACCGAGCATCGTGTCCGCACCAATCTCCACCTCCGGACCGATGTAAACAAACGGTGCCAGCTGTACTGTATCGGCAACCTTGGCTCCGGGGTCAATCCAGACAAAAGCACCCGGGCCGAATTTAACCAACCCTTCGGCTTCTTGCTCTTCCGGCTTTCCCGGCGCCTTCACTATTATTAGATTTAAGGGTTAATACTGGAATAAAGCGCCTGGACCACACTGCTCACCCGTTCGCGCAACACCTCTTTTCGCTCCGCAGTGCCATCCTGCGATTTAATCGATACGCCGGTGCGGGCATCAACAACCGTCAACTGGAAATTTATCTGCCGCTCCCGCTTGGAACAGTCACCGAAGATACAGTAATCGGCGTCCAGCGCCCGGGCAACATCAAGCGCCTGGTCCATCTGAATCTGCTGACTCCCATACCCTCGTGCCTGCACCACCTCGTCTACCTTTCGGTCAGGCACCATTTCGACATTGGTTTTGGATTTAAGCAGGGCGTTAACAAATCCCCTGATCTGGGCGCCAATCCGTTCCCGCTGCGCCTCATCGTTTCCGTCGTAAATCGGCATAATCACATATATCTTCTTGACCGGGCCGGTTGCCGGTACCGGCGCATAACGTCGATTCAACTCGTCCAGAACCAGTTCGGTCAAGTCCAGCCCCACATCACCAAAGATAATTCCCGCCTTATCCGCATCAACAACCAGGGAAAACCCCTCCTGCTGTGCCACCTTTCGCACCGCCGAATCAATCTGGGCAACAATCGGCGCCAGCAGTTCCCGATTCTTTTGCTCAATCTTGCCATTTTTGCCGTAAACCTGGGTGAGGTAACTATCATAACGGCGCTTCCGGCTTTCCACCTCCGCCATCTTTGCCCGCTTTCCCTCCTCGGAAAGGGAAAGCTGCTGCGACTCGTACTCCTCCTTTGCCTGCTCATACTCCTGTCGCAACGACTCCGCCTTTGCCTCGTAGGCGGCAATCTCCTTATCCAGTTCCTTCTTTGCCGCCCGGGCACCTTCATACTGGGCGATAATCATTTCCGAGTTAACATAACCGACTTTAAACTCTTTGCCCCGCGCCCGCGCCCCCGGCAGCAAAACCAGAAGCCAACCTATTGACAGTAGTACCGCGAGGCAATGTCTTGTTCTTAACACCTTTTCCTCCTGACAGGTGGGCGCTAAACCTTTCATAACGCCTCCTCTTTAACTAAAGCATATTCCGGACAGTCGGGCAAACAACCCGTCATTAGCGGACCATCCGCCTCAAACCTCAACTTAACCCGCGCCAGTTGCCCGCAGCGATAACCTTTCCCCTCTGGAGTAAGAGCAACCCGCAGGTAGTTATCGGTCAATGCCTTGTAACCCGGTTCGAGCACCACCTCCCGCACCGTTTGGTCAAATTGCCGATAATAAGCCGCGCGCCTTCTTTCTGAAAAATCCCGCAGCCGCTGAACTCGCTCCTGTTTTATCGACCGGTCCACAACATCGCCCAAAACCGCCGCCGGTGTCTCGGGACGCAATGCATAAGGAAACACATGGAGATACTTAACCGGCACCGAC is drawn from candidate division WOR-3 bacterium and contains these coding sequences:
- a CDS encoding integration host factor subunit beta, encoding MTITKADIVETISRQMAPNITKRDVGRIVQLFIEELCRALQEGNRVEIRGFGVLSTKLRKPKVARNPRTKATVNIPPRRVPVFKASRLLKASLMKGGVQ
- a CDS encoding zinc ribbon domain-containing protein, which produces MPIREFCCGSCGKVFEELLWNEEEEKGLVCPNCGGKKISKVFSVFGVAGAEKKVQSASKSCSSCSSHNCSSCS
- a CDS encoding bifunctional folylpolyglutamate synthase/dihydrofolate synthase; translation: MTYKTARAFLDSLINYEKKVLVRNEFKLDNIRRLLEIAGNPQSRIENVILIAGTKGKGSVAYMIEAGLRGCGLQTGLFVSPHVVSVRERIQLNGEMVTKKVFARLIEKFQPLLKRQRVSYFELLTAMAFDFFARTRVDYAVIEVGLGGRLDATNLSEPALSVITRIGYDHIRVLGGTLRKIAREKAGIMRTGKPVVIGSQFNEARQELEIQARKVGAKPFWVDERSRVWDESVAYPGVSFSCWTELGGGRVNLNLLGRHQIENCRTALTALGILAKTDNRIRFEPVAQGLSQVKIPARCQVVRANPILIVDSCHNPESGAALAGVIREYLKDKVVLIYGSLRGKLVKKTVAPLAPYTDTAILVAPNSPRAMSPVVLKGLFRRLGVLAEAAPDLKAALKRAEELSAGRLPIVVAGSFYLAGEVLTLLSRGRVAKRIA
- the lpxA gene encoding acyl-ACP--UDP-N-acetylglucosamine O-acyltransferase — translated: MHPSAIIGTEVMLGPRCEVGPFCRFEGKVTVGAGCRFGTGVVVGTEPMDRSYQGEESGVVIGQNNVFFEYVTVHRACGAGKMTVIGDGNYIMNYVHIAHNCRLGNNCVLTNGVQLGGYSEVADGANLGGLTGVHQFCRVGKLAMVGAHSYVNRDIPPYVLAAGRPCRVRGLNLVGLRRAGMAQEKIAILAELFRIIYRSGLNLSQALGKIERELRAGCADDEVNEFLEFCYRSKRGIELRAGPDEVSDDL
- the fabZ gene encoding 3-hydroxyacyl-ACP dehydratase FabZ — its product is MAVDIDVKEYLPHREPFLFIDGVERLETDEIEAWRDVRGDEFYFQGHFPGNPILPGVLMVEAIAQAGIVLALVKEPEKKGKTTLFAGIERVRFRRVVRPGERLRIVVRLVTAKAGLYKFEGSVFVGTELACEAVVMGAVR
- a CDS encoding UDP-3-O-acyl-N-acetylglucosamine deacetylase, whose translation is MSRFTIREDAVILGWGIVTNKPVMMKVRPGVPGSGIVFNRVIKADWKNAVARDGYTYLVNGTRRLLMVEHFLSCCFALGVTDIEVDVVGDELPLGDGSARHFVRLLQRAGLRRRGIKGRVLKLNKPVAVKSGARFIILLPGTGLRVNVFFRMKGIVPEQFFSCRVTPGSFIREVAPARTFGRVFDVRQVESHIGFKLREVNGWFFPARKRFLNEPCRHKLLDLLGDLSLLGCGLEAEVIAFNPGHRLNLILVHKLRHLLIDTLWRVSAKED
- a CDS encoding UDP-3-O-(3-hydroxymyristoyl)glucosamine N-acyltransferase, which translates into the protein MKAPGKPEEQEAEGLVKFGPGAFVWIDPGAKVADTVQLAPFVYIGPEVEIGADTMLGAGVIIWRRAKIGCRVRIGPGTVIGWDGFGYKKEGAVYQRLEHNGWVIVEDDVEIGPNVTVAQAKTGRETIIGKGTKIDAQVHIAHNVKIGKNCIIVAQSGIAGSAKIGDGVVIAGQSGIKDHIEIGANSVIYAKSAVFRSIPANAKYWGIPARPYDEMTRFWARLWRTSGRDK
- a CDS encoding OmpH family outer membrane protein, yielding MKGLAPTCQEEKVLRTRHCLAVLLSIGWLLVLLPGARARGKEFKVGYVNSEMIIAQYEGARAAKKELDKEIAAYEAKAESLRQEYEQAKEEYESQQLSLSEEGKRAKMAEVESRKRRYDSYLTQVYGKNGKIEQKNRELLAPIVAQIDSAVRKVAQQEGFSLVVDADKAGIIFGDVGLDLTELVLDELNRRYAPVPATGPVKKIYVIMPIYDGNDEAQRERIGAQIRGFVNALLKSKTNVEMVPDRKVDEVVQARGYGSQQIQMDQALDVARALDADYCIFGDCSKRERQINFQLTVVDARTGVSIKSQDGTAERKEVLRERVSSVVQALYSSINP